A stretch of the Hydra vulgaris chromosome 09, alternate assembly HydraT2T_AEP genome encodes the following:
- the LOC136084525 gene encoding uncharacterized protein LOC136084525 isoform X1, giving the protein MDKNIFNDSLKRFQRNFPFINLSFFPICFVHLTITMSPKSFIKCIHNEKFLTLAGELHCKLSCQCPSDTEKAVRIAYVGCKKCCCTNIQRITKVLQETTERLGSALLEKQNLTEYYANLKKISEEKAMALHDSNKGLESALYENQNLNEFNVNLKKKFKETVNQLEKKISALIITIYSESFVLLVIMAAIILIVIYKNRFKKFIFRSSIFYIDLRRLSYLNFRTSKQM; this is encoded by the exons atGGACAAGAACATATTCAACGACAGTCTAAAAAGATTCCAAAGGAATTTCCCTTtcataaatttatctttttttccaa TTTGCTTTGTACACTTGACAATTACTATGTCTCCAAAAAGCTTCATCAAATGCATACATAATGAAAAATTCTTGACTCTAGCTGGGGAATTACATTGCAAACTATCTTGTCAATGTCCATCTGATACTGAAAAGGCAGTCCGAATTGCTTACGTCGGATGTAAAAAATGTTGCTGTACTAATATTCAACGTATTACAAAAGTTCTTCAAGAGACCACTGAAA GGCTTGGTTCTGCACTGCTTGAAAAGCAAAATCTAACAGAGTATTATgctaatttaaagaaaatatctgAAGAAAAAGCAATGGCACTTCATGATAGCAACaaag GTCTGGAATCAGCACTGTATGAAAATCAAAACCTTAATGAATTTAATGTcaatctaaagaaaaaatttaaagaaacagTTAACCAATtag aaaaaaaaatctctgcTCTCATCATAACGATTTATTCTGAATCTTTTGTTTTGCTTGTAATTATGGCAGCCATcatattaattgttatatacaaaaatcggtttaaaaagtttatttttcgaT cttcaATATTTTACATAGATCTAAGGCGACTATCCTATTTGAACTTCAGAACTTCAAAACAGatgtaa
- the LOC136084525 gene encoding uncharacterized protein LOC136084525 isoform X2 has protein sequence MDKNIFNDSLKRFQRNFPFINLSFFPICFVHLTITMSPKSFIKCIHNEKFLTLAGELHCKLSCQCPSDTEKAVRIAYVGCKKCCCTNIQRITKVLQETTERLGSALLEKQNLTEYYANLKKISEEKAMALHDSNKGLESALYENQNLNEFNVNLKKKFKETVNQLEKKISALIITIYSESFVLLVIMAAIILIVIYKNRFKKFIFRYLRRLSYLNFRTSKQM, from the exons atGGACAAGAACATATTCAACGACAGTCTAAAAAGATTCCAAAGGAATTTCCCTTtcataaatttatctttttttccaa TTTGCTTTGTACACTTGACAATTACTATGTCTCCAAAAAGCTTCATCAAATGCATACATAATGAAAAATTCTTGACTCTAGCTGGGGAATTACATTGCAAACTATCTTGTCAATGTCCATCTGATACTGAAAAGGCAGTCCGAATTGCTTACGTCGGATGTAAAAAATGTTGCTGTACTAATATTCAACGTATTACAAAAGTTCTTCAAGAGACCACTGAAA GGCTTGGTTCTGCACTGCTTGAAAAGCAAAATCTAACAGAGTATTATgctaatttaaagaaaatatctgAAGAAAAAGCAATGGCACTTCATGATAGCAACaaag GTCTGGAATCAGCACTGTATGAAAATCAAAACCTTAATGAATTTAATGTcaatctaaagaaaaaatttaaagaaacagTTAACCAATtag aaaaaaaaatctctgcTCTCATCATAACGATTTATTCTGAATCTTTTGTTTTGCTTGTAATTATGGCAGCCATcatattaattgttatatacaaaaatcggtttaaaaagtttatttttcgaT ATCTAAGGCGACTATCCTATTTGAACTTCAGAACTTCAAAACAGatgtaa